CGCCGCTCGCGAACGGGTTCGGCGGCGGCGTCGTGTTCCACGCCGGCGCGGGGATCGACGGCGACGACGGCGGCGCGGCGACGACGTTCGACGAGGAGATCGGGAGCGGCGCCATCGGCGCGGGCGGCGGCGCGATCGAGGGGAGCTGCAGCGGCGGCGGCGGGAGCGACGCGACGGGCGGCGGCGCGGCGGGGGTCTCTGCGAACGGCGGCGACGGCGTTCCGATCGGCGGCGGCGCGGGCGCGAACGCGGCCGGCACGGTCCGGAGCGCCTTCGCGGCGGAGGGCGCCGGCGATCGTTGCGGCGGAGGCGGCACGCGCGGCGGCGCGTTCGGCGCGACGGGCGGCGGCGCGGGGGCGCCGATGCCCTCCCACGTGCGCGCCGAGCGCGGATCGTCGTCGCTCCGCGGCACGTCCGGCTTCGGCGCGGGCACGAGCGCGATCGGCTTCATCGCGAGGCAAGGGACGATCTCGTCGATCGCCGCGTCGAGGCCTCCGCGCTCGCGGCGCGGGGTGCGGAAGTCGGGGCGCGATCCGGGCTTCGTCTTGTCGGTGTGCGCGCGCTGCGCGAGGAGGCGCGCGAGGCGCGCGGCGTCGACGAGCTTCGGATCGAGGATCGACGCGCGCTGGAAGAAGCGCAGCGCCGACTCGTCGTGCCCGTCGTGGTGCGCGCAGTGTCCGAGGATGGAGTGCCCGAGCTCGCAGTCGCGGTTCTCGCGCACGAGCTTCGCCGCGAGCGCCTGGATCGTCGCGCGCTGCGCGTCCTCCTTGAACGTGTCGTTGACGAGCATCTGCGCCCACTTCACGTAGAGCTCGTATTCGCGCTCCTCCGGCCGCAGCTCCAGCGCGCGATGGAGCCCCGGCAGCGCGCGCTCCGCCTCCTCCGCGTGGAGCCACATGCGCCCTTGATGGAACGCCGACTCCGCCATGAGGCGCTTCTGCGTGTCGTCCTTCGGATCGGGCCATCGCATCCGCTTGCTCGCGGGCTTCCGCGCGTCGAGGTCGGCCTTGAGGCGCTCGAAGGCCTCGCGCGATCGCGCCTGCGCGTCCGCGTTCGGCGGCGCGAGGTTCTGCCGCGTCGAGCGCCGCTGCGACGGCGGCACCGCGACGGCGAGGGTCGAGTACGACGGCCGCTTCGGCGGGAGCCCCGCCTTCACGAGCGGATCGGAGAGCAGCTCCGGCTTCCGCACCGGCGGCCGCGCCGCTTGCGCGGTCTCGTCGAACGAAGGCGCCGCGCGGCGCAGCGTGCGGAAGTCGGGCGGGATCGAGCGCGTGTCGCCGCGCTGCTTGGTCGACGGCGCGCCTCGCAGCTCGATGCCGCCGCCGAGGATGAGCGCGGCGATGAGCGGGGCCATCGCGTCGGAGGGCGCCTTCGAGAGGATGAACGGCATCGCGCCGGTGCCGTCGAGCTCGGCGAGGACCGCCGCCTCGCCTTTGTTCAGCTCGAACTCGGCGCTCACCACGTTCTCGGGCGCGACGACCTCGGGGTATCGGTTCTCGTCGACCTGGAGCACCGCTTCGATGCGGCGCTCGGGGAGGAAGGGGGCTCCCTCGACGAGGCACGGGCGCGTCCGCACGACGTAGCTGCCGGCGTCCTCCACGCGTTTGTCGTTGCGGAACAGCCGCCAGTCGCCGGGGCCGCGGTGGATGCAGCCGAGGATCTTCTCTTTGACCTGCTGCGTGAGCGCGATCTCCAGCTCGTCGCCGGTCATGAAGCCGTACTCGACGAGGATCGCGCCGAGCTTCACGGGCTCGCCGTCCACGGTGGAGTCGGTGAGCCGGCGGATCGCGGCGGCGACCTGGTCTTCGGTCAGCCGGCCCGCGCGGATCAACATGCGGCCGAGCGTCTCGGTCAACGTGCCGCCGGTGGCGAAGACGATCTCGCCGGCGCGCGAGTAGATCTGGGTCGCGACGCCGTGCGCGCGGAACTCGAGCACACCCGTGACGTCCTCGCGTTCCAGGGCGAGGAGCGGCTGTACGACCGAGCCTTTTCCAGCGCTCTCCACTCGTCTTGGATCAAACCGATTGGGACGCGTGATTGCAACGAGAGAGCGTGCAAATTCGATCGATGGATAAGGGGACGCTCAGTGTACGGTTACACCCTTGCTCACGCCGGACGTGCGCTTCGAAGGTTGGACGACCGAGACGTGGACGCGGTTCGTCCATCTCTGGAAGCCGCGCGCCACGCCCGATCGCGAGGCGACGCGCCCGCGCGGCGGCGTCATCGCGATCCACGAGGACGGACGGCTCCGCAAGCTCCTCCACACGCGGACGGGCCGCCTCGATCCGCGCGGCGAGTGGCCGATCCCGCTCTCGGAGCTCGCCTCGATCCATCACGCGAGCTTCGCGCTCGCGGCGAAGACGGGCGCGCTCGAGGAGCTGATGGAGCGCTTCGGCGCGCGCCTCCGTCGGACCGACGACCTCACCGCGCAAGCGCTCCTCGTCGCCGAGATCGCGCGCGAGATGCTCGACGAAGGCGCGATCGAGCGATGGCCCGAGCGGCTCAAGGGCGTCCCGCTCCCGACCGACGTGATGGTCCGGCGCGCGCTCGACGCGATCTGTCCCGACGGCCACGCGATGGTGCTCGGCGTCTTCCGTCAGGGCGACCTCTGGACCGCGGGCGCCGCGCGGCGTCGCGGCGACGCCTTCGACGTCCTCGCCGGCCCGGAGGACATCCGGATCCGGATGGGCCTCATCTCCGGCGACTGGCGGCGCGACTACCGTCACGTCGCGCGCGCGGTCGAGGAGCAGTACGCGCCGGTCGCGATGGGCATCTTCGCGGAGGTCGATCGCTTCCGCGAGCTGCAGGTCGATCCGCAGCCGGGCGCGTGGGGACGCGCGGCGGTCGTGCGCGACGTGATCCTCTCGCCGATGCCGGTCGGCGTCCGCCTCGCGCTCGGCGCCGACGGCGCGCGCTTCGCCTTCGAGACGTTCCGCACGATCGCGGGGCGGAGCGAGACGCTGAAGAAGCTCGATCCCGTCTTCGCCGCCGCGCGCGAGCGGCTCGGCGCGGTCGCGGGGAACAAGGACGTATCGACCACGCTCGGCTTCGATCCACTCGCCGCGCTGCGCGCGCTCCTGCGACGTTAGCTCGCGCTCAGTGGAGCGCGCCGTCGACGACGCCCTGCGCCCCCGCCATCGGCGCCTGCAGGATGGTCCCAACGTGCGGCTTCGCGCCGAACGTCATTCGGCGTCCGCCGCTGCGTCCGGTGGATTCGACGACGTGCCGTCGTCGCGGCAGGTGTCGTCGCGGGCGAGGGCGGCGAGCGCGCCGGGGCACTCGGGATCGGTCCCTGCTGCGTCGAAGAGGTGCGGGTAGGGCCCGCACATCGTCGCGGCGTAGACGGTGCGGCCGCCGTCGGAGTGACCCTGCGCCAAGCAGATGGGGCCGCACTGCGGGCCGGGCGGCTCGCCGGTGACGACGTCGAGGCTCGTCACGACGTCGAGGCACCGCCGGTCCACGCGCCACACACGACCTTGATAGATGCGCGAGGGATCGCCGCACGCGATCGCGACGTCGACGACGAGCGCGATCGCGAACAGGCGGCGGGCCATGGCGCCCATCGTAGGTCAGGTCGGCGGCTCGACGATGCGGACGTGGAGCTCGCGGAGCTGCTCCGGCTCGACCTTGTTCGGCGCGTCGGTCATGAGGTCCTGGCCCTTCTGCGTCTTCGGGAAGGGGATGACGTCGCGGAGCGACTCGGCGCCGGAGAGGAGCATCGCGAGGCGGTCCATCCCGATCGCGATGCCGCCGTGCGGGGGCGCGCCGTAGCGGAGGGCGTCGAGGAGGAAGCCGAACTTCTGCTTCGCCTCCTCGTTGTCGATGCCGAGCGCGCGGAAGACCTTCGCCTGGACGTCGGGATCGTGGAGGCGGATCGAGCCGCCGCCGATCTCGAAGCCGTTGAGGACGAGGTCGTAGCGCCAGCACAGCACCTTGCCCGGATCCTTCTCGATGAGGTCGACGTGCGCGTCGTGCGGGCGCGTGAACGCGTGGTGCGCCGCGGCCCACTTCTTCGTGTCGTCGTCGTACTCGAAGAGCGGCGGGTTCACGACCCAGAGCAGGTTGAACTTGTTGCCGTGGCCATACTCCGGGATGAGCCCGAACTTCTTCGCGAGGTGGACGCGCAGGTTCGCCATCACCGTCTGGACGGTGGACTCCTTGCCGAACTGGAAGAAGACGAGGTCGCCGTCGGTCGCGCCGGTCGCCTCGTTGATCGCGTCGCGGAGCTCGTTCGTGATCGACTTCGCGAGCGGCGACTGCGTCCACTCCCCGCCCGCGCCGATCTTCGCGCGCGCGAGGCCCTTCGCGCCCATGCCCTTCACGAAGTCCTCGAGCTTGTCGAGCTCGGCGCGCGAGAGCTTGCCCGCGTGCTCGGCGGGGATGCGCATCGCCTTGAAGATCTCGGTCGGGAGGTCGCGGCGGTACTGGCCGCTCGTGAACTTCTCCGCGATGTCCTTGAAGAACGGCACGCCGCCGCCGGCGTGGTCGACGACGAGGCCGGTGATGTCCGTGTGCGGGAGGTCGAAGCGGAGGTCCGGCTTGTCGTTGCCGTACTTCGACATCGACTCTTCGAACGGCATCTGCGGGAAGCGCCCCGACGGATACTGGGCGTGGAGGTCGACGCCGAGCGTCTCCTTCCACACCGCGAAGATCATGCCCTCCATGACCTTGAAGATGTCGTCCTGGTTCACGAACGACATCTCGACGTCGATCTGGGTGAACTCGGGCTGGCGATCGAGGCGGAGCGCTTCGTCGCGGAAGCACTTCACGATCTGGAAGTAGCGGTCGAAGCCCGCGCACATGTAGAGCTGCTTGAAGAGCTGCGGGCTCTCCGCGAGCGCGTAGAACTTCCCCGCGTTCATGCGCGAGGGGACGAGGAAGTTGCGCGCGCCGCCGGGCGTGTACTTCACCATGAACGGCGTCTCGAGCTCGAGGAAGCCCTGCCCGTCGAAGTACCGCCGCACGGTCTGGTTGATGCGGTGGCGAACGCGGAGCGTCTTCTGGAGCGGGGCGCGGCGGAGATCGAGGTAGCGGTACTGGAGGCGCTTCTCCTCGCCGGTGTCGATCTGGTCGGCGATCTCGAACGGCGGCGTGTCGGCCTTGTTGAACACCGTCATCTCGACGACGTGGACCTCGATCTCGCCGGTGGCGATCTTCGGGTTCTTGTTCGAGCCGCGTCCGACGACGTAGCCGTGCACGCCGATGACCCACTCCGAGCGCACCGCCGACGCGGCCTCGTAGGTCTTCTCCGCGAGCGCGACGTTCGCGTCGTTCTTCTCGACGAGCTTCTTCTCGAAGAGGATGACGGCGCTCTTGTCGAAGACGAGCTGGGTCACGCCCTCGCGGTCGCGCAGGTCGACGAAGACGCAGCCTCCGTGGTCGCGGTAGCTCGCGACCCAGCCGAAGAGGACGACCTCTTTGCCTTCGTCGCTCGCGCGGAGATCGCCGCAGCGATGGGTGCGTTTCAGGTCGTCGATGAAGCGTGCCAAGGGAGGTCTCTCCTTCAAAAGCGGCCCAAAAGTGGGACCACGAGGGCATAGCAGGTTAGACCAGAAGCCCTGCCCGATGAAGAGCCGGCTTGACGCGGTGCTCCGATCGATTTCGGCCCTGATTCCTGCGGTCCTCGCGGCGCTCGGGGCGACGTCGACCGCCCTCGCGGCCCACGACGACGGGGTCGTCCGCGCGGTGGGCGCCGGCCCGACCGGCCTCTTCCGCGCGCTCGATCTCCTCGTCGCGGCCCCTGCTCTCTTGCTCCCGTTCGGCACGCGCGCCTTCCGCGCGGGCCTCGCCGGCGCGTTCGTCACCGCGGTGGCGGGCTGGATCGCCTTCGGCCTCGCGCGCGACCTCGTCTGCGCCGCGGTGCCGGCGGTGCTCCGCAACACGAGCGACAAGAAGAGCGAGCGCCTCATGAGCGCGGTGAGCGCGGTCGCCGTCCTCACCGCGCTGCTTTCCCCGATCTGGCAAACCGAAGCGGCGGCCCCTGGCGGCGCGACGACGGGCGCGCTCCTCGTCCTCCTCACCCTCCACGTCGCATGCACGACCGCCTCCCGCCCCCGCAGCCGCCGCGGAGCCGCGGGGGTCGCGGGCGACGCTGATTCCGTACTGATTGGTACAGAACCCGATTCGGTGGGGCCCGGTCGAGCGACCGATTCTGTACTGATGGGTACAGAAGGTGCGGGCGTGCTGCCGGCGATGGCGTTTCTGGTTGGCCTCGCGGCGAGCTACGAGCCGCTCGTGCTCGCGGCGGCGGGGCTCGCGTGCGTGCCGGCGATCGCGCTCGCTTGGCGGAGCGTGACGCGTCACGCGCTGGTCCACGCGGCGGTGATGTTCGCGCTCGGCCTCGTGCCGTTCGCGATCGCGATCGCGCTCGGGCAGCGGCCGCCGGAGGTCGCGCTGCTGCGGCCCGCGCTCGAGCTCGGCGGGACGACGGCGCCGCTCGCCTTCGCGGCGAACGAGATCGGTTGGGTCGCGATCGGCGCCGCCGCGCTCGGGCTCGCGCTCGCGTGCACGCGGCCTGCGGCGTGGCCCTTGGTCCTCGTCGTCGCGGTCGGCGCCGTCGCGCTCGCGCTCCACGCGCGCTCGGGCCCGAGCCGCTACGCGCCGGTGCTCCTCGCCGCGCTATGTGCGCTCTACATCCTTGCCGCGACCGCGCTCGCCGTCGTCGTGCTCGCGATCGCGCGCGCGCGCGTGCCGTTCGCGGAGGCGAGCGCGGCGCTCGTCGTCGTCCTCGAGCTGGTGCTGCCGGTGCGCGCGGCGGACGAGACCGCGAGCCGCCGCGACGCGCGCGCCGCGCACGCGGCGGCGATCTGGAACGACGTCGCGTGGGGCCCCGCCGCGCCGGCCGCGATCGTGCTCGTGCACGACCGCGTGACGATGGGGCGGATCGCGGCCGCGCGCGCGACCGGCGACTTTCGCGCCGACCTCGTCGTCGTCCCCGCGTACGACGTGCAGAGCCGCGCCGGCGAGCGGGCCCTCCTCGCGGAGCCGAAGCTCGCGCCGCTCTATCGCGACATGGCGCTCGGCGTGCCGCCGGAGGAGCTCTCGCTCGCGCAGCTCGGATCGCAGCGCCCCGTCTACGCGTGCTTCGATCCGAAGTGGGACCGCGTGCTCTCGCGCCACCTCGTCCCGACCGGCCTCACCGCCCGCTTCGAGCCGGAGCCGCGCGGCGCGAGCGATCGCAAGCGCGCGCTCGATCAGCTCGCCGCGACGAAGGACCGGCTCGTCCGGATCACGGTGGCGAGGAAGGACCCGGAGCTCGCGGCCGCGACGGCGCAGCTCCTCCGCGCCCGCGCGGTCGGCATGGGCGCGACCGGCGAGCGCGACGTCCTCGCGCACTCCCTCGACGACCTCCGCGCCTTCGCGCCCGACGACCCGATCGGCAGCACCTTGGTCCGCCGCACCGTCACGACGAGGGGCGCGATCGACGTCCGCGATCTGAAGCCGTACCTCTGACGCGAATCCGCGCCGAGATGCTCGATCCGATCAGGGTGGGTGTGCGGAGTGGGTCGATCCGTCGGGCGGGTCGAGCGCGTCGGGCGCGTGGAGGGCCCGGATTTGCGCGGCATTGTCGAGATCACCCTCGTTGGAACGTGACCTGCACCAATGTGGGTGGAGGTGATGAAATGATGAAGGCGATGGTCCTTGGCTTGGCGGTTCTTCTTGGTGCGTGCGCGGCGCAGGCGGACGGGACGGCGTCGGAAGAGTCGAACGTCAGCGCGGCGGCGGCGACGGAGGGTGGTCGCTCGATCGCGGCGTGCAACGGGAGCAAGCGCTGCGAGCATGCGCTCGTGCTGAGCGCGCTGTTCGCGAGCGAGCTGCGTCTCGTGGACCCCTATCCCGAGCAGAACGCGGAGAAGCCGCTCGCGCGCGAGGTCGCGGCGGAGTGGCTCGCGATGGAGAACGACGGCCGCATCCGCCTCGAGATCGTGCCGATCGCGAACGGCCGGCACGAGGTGTTCGTGGGGCTCGCGTCCGGTCACGAGACGAACGAGGACGAGGGCGACGCCGCGGCGATGCTCTTCAAGTTCACGCTCGACGGCAGCCGCATCGTCGAGTCCGAGGTCGTCGGCCACTTCGCCGGCTGACGCCCGGATCAGAACGCGTAGCCGACCACGAGATCGAGCGCGGGGAAGAAGCCGCGGAACGAGTCACGGCGGGCGCCGACCGGCACCTCGTACGCGAGCCACTGCAGCCCGCCGCCGACGCGCACGTTGACGTGGTCGGCGAAGAGCCACGACCACCCCGCGAAGGCGCCCGTCGAGTAGCCCCACGCGCGCTCGGCGCCCGGCTCGTCGACGGTGACGCGATCGACGCGCAGGAACGGCGCGACGTAGAGGCCGCGCGGCGCGTCGTGGGTGAAGAACCACGTCGCGCGCACGCCGCCGCCGAGGCCGGAGAGGTTCGGCTTGTCGACCGCGGGTCCGAACCACGTCCCGAAGACGTGACCCGTAACTTGAAACGCGAGCTGGCGCTCGAACGTGCGCTCGAACGCGAGGCCCACCACCGCGAGCCCGAGATCGAGCAGCACCGCGTTCTTCGGCTGCGCCTGCGGCTGCGGCGTCTCGGCGTGGAGGGCGGCCTCGGGCACGGCGAAGAGCGGCAGCAC
This genomic stretch from Labilithrix sp. harbors:
- the aspS gene encoding aspartate--tRNA ligase — protein: MARFIDDLKRTHRCGDLRASDEGKEVVLFGWVASYRDHGGCVFVDLRDREGVTQLVFDKSAVILFEKKLVEKNDANVALAEKTYEAASAVRSEWVIGVHGYVVGRGSNKNPKIATGEIEVHVVEMTVFNKADTPPFEIADQIDTGEEKRLQYRYLDLRRAPLQKTLRVRHRINQTVRRYFDGQGFLELETPFMVKYTPGGARNFLVPSRMNAGKFYALAESPQLFKQLYMCAGFDRYFQIVKCFRDEALRLDRQPEFTQIDVEMSFVNQDDIFKVMEGMIFAVWKETLGVDLHAQYPSGRFPQMPFEESMSKYGNDKPDLRFDLPHTDITGLVVDHAGGGVPFFKDIAEKFTSGQYRRDLPTEIFKAMRIPAEHAGKLSRAELDKLEDFVKGMGAKGLARAKIGAGGEWTQSPLAKSITNELRDAINEATGATDGDLVFFQFGKESTVQTVMANLRVHLAKKFGLIPEYGHGNKFNLLWVVNPPLFEYDDDTKKWAAAHHAFTRPHDAHVDLIEKDPGKVLCWRYDLVLNGFEIGGGSIRLHDPDVQAKVFRALGIDNEEAKQKFGFLLDALRYGAPPHGGIAIGMDRLAMLLSGAESLRDVIPFPKTQKGQDLMTDAPNKVEPEQLRELHVRIVEPPT